ATTGGGATTTTACCTTGCAATCTAGAGAGCAGAAACGGTTAACATCTTGAAGACTTCTATTGCAACTGAAGCAGACTGAACCAGAGCTAGTTCTGAAAGGGCGCGTTTGTGGTCTTTGATTTAGAAAAATCACTTTCGCATTGTTTGTGCTGTAAGACTTCATCATCGTAATACACAGCAAAAGCAAACAGAGCACAAATTCAATTCATTGTGTTGGGAAGAGGAAAACTAGATGAGGAGCTTATCAACAAGACAGAATCGAATTATGTAAAAGATCATATATTTTCAATTCTCCGAGATCATGGAAGAATCAATTAGTGACTAGAATAGAGAATTGAATAATATTTTCACAAATTTGAGACCTTTTTTATGCGAAAAAATACAAATTTGAAAAAACAGAGCAATTGGAAAGAACAGAGGCTGGCCCAGCTAAGAAAATATAGAGGAAAAAAATAACATGATCATCGTAATTTTTTCAAATTATACAAAATCAAGCTAAATTCGTAAGTTTTGATTTCTTATGAATATGAATTTACCTGAACAAAACTGCAGTCGAACAATTTTTCCATGTCATCGAGTCTGATGACATCCTGGTAAACATACCGGCGGACCTGAAGCAATCGATGAGAGGTGTGGAAGCAAAGACAATGAGTACAGATAGTGGTACAGCAGTCTATACAAAAGATAttcttctcatttttcttatAATACTCGTGGAGAAGACATGGGTTGAAGAATTTTTCTGATAAAAGTGAGAATATCCATGAATAAGGTTCTGGTTGTAGTTGCTCCATCTCTGTGCAGAAGTGAGACACTACTACAACTTAGCAAGTAAAAAGAAGAGAGTAAAGCAAAGAGAAGTTATCGATTTCGATTTGAGGACAATGAGGAGCGGAAGAATTATTAAATATTTCAAGAGTGTGGGACTCTGAATACTGAACTGCTGATGAGACGAGGAGAAAATTCAAAAGAGAAGAATAAAAGATACGACTAATTATAAGGAATTATTTGCTTTTTTGATAATTTCGTGGAGGAATTAATATTGTCATTTGTTATCATATTATTAAATAAATTCTTTTCTTGCCTCAAATGAAAATGTGATTTTGTAGGTTGCCTATCCTTTGCtaaaatttcttttcaaaaaaaacaaaaaaatccttTGCTAAATTTAGAGGTTAGCGGTTTATTTTTTCTATTTGAGGTGTGCGTACTCGAATTTCACTTCTAAGTCAGTGACTTGGTTTTAAGGAATGGTCTAAAGATCCCcaaagaattgcataaattaacTTATTAAAATAAAACGTGATTAAAAAGAAACACCATTAGGCCTATTTCTTATACAAGGTTAAGAAGACCCGTTTGACATATCAGGTGGTATGGCAAATGAGTTGCGCCGCTATGGAAAAATCACTGAGCGATAGAGTTTTTAGTTACCGAAATAGTTAATATCGTTAGTGATGGAGTCTTTATCGCTAGTGCTACCTAGAATATCGCTCGATATTAACTATATCGCCAACGTCTAGTTCTTGGTCccctataaataggtaattttgAAACTAAAAATTTACACcaaatttctctatttctctttctcaatctatttttttcttcaaaatttctcAAATGGCATAATTTCAAACCCACCTTGATTCGGCGACGCGACTTTATTTTTCTAGAGTAATGCTTGAAGGTGccgttaagaagatatgtgatagttataaagaaataggtaaaaagcAAAGAAGACTTCAAGTTTTAgatattaaccaagtcaaacCTGCAGTTAGGAAAAGACAAAAGGGAGTGATTGGAAGTTTTGTGAAATGAAGAAGGAAACTCTGTTCATGAAAACATTGATTGGAAGttttgtgaaatgaagaagatggcaAGCGGGTCGAAACATGAGGGATGGTGAAACCATGATGGACCTTGAGCAAAGGTGTCGTGCGGAGTATCGTCTCATCAACGGAAAAGACTTTattaagcaaaaataaataaatgaagaagataaataaaATGAAGAATATTGTCccagtttttttagtttttttaaagTCTATATCTCAAATaattattgtctagttttatgtcttgtaaaatgaatattaatgattaatttgaagttcaacaaatttaaaaatttgacacgtattgttgaaaattaagcttatATTCCATTCTTAACTCAGTCTTACATTTTAATTAGAGTTATATTACATTTTTATTTAAACTA
This is a stretch of genomic DNA from Papaver somniferum cultivar HN1 chromosome 1, ASM357369v1, whole genome shotgun sequence. It encodes these proteins:
- the LOC113331943 gene encoding uncharacterized protein LOC113331943 — encoded protein: MEQLQPEPYSWIFSLLSEKFFNPCLLHEYYKKNEKNIFCIDCCTTICTHCLCFHTSHRLLQVRRYVYQDVIRLDDMEKLFDCSFVQSYSTNNAKVIFLNQRPQTRPFRTSSGSVCFSCNRSLQDVNRFCSLDCKVQYLVSSEEGCISRYFYDCDYLTLSDSNADSAKEIDYDDDDDDDQKSGQMTPTSVLDGGMLMINMMTSSSSSSNGNFGGFSTVRYSVTPDNVTRKKRIAMFVAGNVCYRNAPRSVCNKRKGVPFRSPFF